One genomic region from Pyxicephalus adspersus chromosome 1, UCB_Pads_2.0, whole genome shotgun sequence encodes:
- the LOC140321768 gene encoding olfactory receptor 51E1-like: MVVVSRSNMASNLSCSGIDGFTLSGIPNLEDFHFWFGFPLALLYLVAMLGNVTIIWVIRKERELHDPMYIFLFQLSVLDLLIATTVMPKMLGIFWFDSRLIPFDMCLTQMFSIHFLSALESGILVAMAVDRYVAICHPLRYSSILTNKTIVRIGLVILLRGAAGMIPLPLLIKRFSLFGGNLLSHSYCLHQEVMKLACAHIRINIVYGLFIALSAMGLDSVFISISYLLIIKMVLGLAGESSLKAIGTCAAHICAVIVFYLGFIGIAVVHRFPSSSAPYLHVLFGNIYLLGSPVINPLIYGIKTKQIRSRLSRIFSKAISLTSGE; this comes from the coding sequence ATGGTGGTGGTGTCACGAAGCAATATGGCGTCCAACTTATCATGCAGTGGTATCGATGGATTCACTCTCAGTGGGATCCCCAATCTGGAGGATTTCCATTTCTGGTTTGGATTTCCCCTGGCATTGCTCTACCTTGTGGCGATGTTGGGTAATGTCACCATCATCTGGGTCATTAGGAAGGAGCGGGAGCTCCATGACCCTATGTACATCTTCCTCTTTCAGCTCTCCGTTCTGGACCTACTCATTGCCACCACCGTTATGCCCAAAATGTTGGGGATCTTCTGGTTCGATAGCCGACTGATCCCCTTCGATATGTGCCTGACCCAGATGTTCTCCATCCACTTCCTGTCCGCCTTGGAGTCTGGGATATTGGTGGCCATGGCTGTAGACCGGTATGTGGCCATCTGCCACCCCCTTCGCTATTCCTCCATATTAACCAACAAGACCATTGTGAGGATCGGCCTGGTGATTCTTCTCCGGGGGGCGGCTGGGATGATCCCCCTCCCACTACTCATTAAGAGGTTTTCATTATTTGGGGGGAATTTATTGAGCCACTCGTATTGCCTCCATCAAGAGGTCATGAAATTGGCCTGCGCTCACATACGGATCAATATCGTCTACGGCCTATTTATTGCCCTCTCGGCTATGGGCCTGGACTCTGTGTTCATCTCCATCTCATACCTACTGATTATAAAGATGGTGCTGGGCCTGGCGGGTGAGTCCAGTCTGAAGGCCATCGGTACCTGCGCTGCCCACATCTGTGCCGTCATTGTCTTCTATCTGGGCTTTATTGGCATTGCTGTGGTGCACCGATTTCCGAGTAGCAGCGCCCCCTATCTGCATGTCCTGTTTGGGAATATTTACCTCCTGGGCTCCCCAGTGATTAACCCTTTAATTTATGGgatcaaaacaaagcaaattcGCAGCAGGCTGAGCAGAATCTTCAGTAAAGCAATAAGTCTGACCTCCGGGGAGTGA
- the LOC140321769 gene encoding olfactory receptor 51E1-like: MATDNITCSTIDDFTLSGIPNLDNLHFWLGFPLIILYIVSLLGNTAILYIIVAHQELHEPMYIFLSMLSFIDLSLATTAMPRMLEIFWFDIRQISFNMCLTQMFFFHFLSALESAILVTMAVDRYVAICHPLRYSSILTQRAITRTSLMLMARGAAVMVPLPFIIKRFPLWKRNPLTHSYCIHQELMKLACADINVNKIYGLFITLYVMGIDSMFISISYMLIIKTVVCLVNEARLKAISTCISHICAVLVYYIPYIGLAVVHRYPSTSIPNLHIWFGNAYLLISPVINPLIYGIKTKQIRYRISKFLRKV; encoded by the coding sequence ATGGCCACAGACAACATAACATGCAGTACTATTGATGATTTTACTCTCAGTGGTATACCCAACCTGGACAACCTACATTTCTGGCTTGGCTTTCCTCTCATCATATTGTATATAGTGTCTCTCCTCGGTAACACAGCCATTCTCTATATCATTGTGGCCCACCAAGAACTTCATGAACCCATGTACATCTTCCTGTCCATGCTTTCCTTTATAGACCTCTCATTGgccaccacagctatgcctcgaATGCTGGAAATCTTCTGGTTTGATATACGCCAGATCTCCTTCAACATGTGTCTGacccaaatgtttttctttcattttctgtctGCTCTGGAATCGGCCATTCTAGTTACCATGGCTGTTGACCGGTATGTAGCCATTTGTCATCCTCTGCGATATTCTTCCATTTTAACCCAACGGGCCATCACCAGGACCTCATTGATGCTTATGGCCAGAGGAGCAGCCGTAATGGTCCCCCTTCCGTTTATTATCAAAAGGTTTCCATTGTGGAAAAGAAATCCTCTGACACATTCTTACTGTATCCATCAGGAGCTCATGAAGTTGGCCTGTGCTGACATAAATGTCAATAAGATCTATGGCCTCTTTATTACTCTTTATGTCATGGGTATCGATTCCATGTTCATCTCCATCTCATACATGCTGATCATAAAGACGGTGGTGTGCCTGGTGAATGAAGCCAGGCTGAAGGCCATCAGTACCTGCATCTCCCATATATGTGCCGTCCTTGTCTATTACATTCCATATATTGGCCTTGCTGTGGTGCACCGATATCCCAGCACTTCAATCCCCAATCTTCATATTTGGTTTGGTAATGCCTACCTTCTCATTTCCCCAGTCATTAACCCTTTGATTTATGgcattaaaacaaagcaaatacgCTACAGAATCAGCAAATTTCTCAGAAAAGTGTGA